The genomic DNA AGCTCCAAAAAGTAACATGTTTGCATTTGCATCCCTCTCTTGTTTGCAATAGGTGCATATACATTTTTTCTGTAAGGGCAAGGATATCTTGAGGGAGTCCTCTTTTGCTACTAATGAACTCTCTTTATTCTATGGTGTGGAATGGTAATTTTGTTCCACCCATATGGAATGGGTACCTAAAGTGGAACTGTCATGATGTTGCCCTCTACCAATATTACATGGTTCAAACTTtcaccctttttctttttcaaatgaaGCCCTTGTATTCACACCTATGAAATAGAAAAGTGATTTCACCCAAGGTCAACTCagctttttaacatttttttcaatcaaGATTTAAATGGTACTCCATGGTTGTCTCTTTCTTATTTGGTTGTCTTTCTGGATTTAAACAAAGATGTAGAAAGTGCAATCAGTAAAACTCACTATCTATGTGATCCCTTTGagagattattttatttttttttatgtaaaaattttcCTTAATCTGGGCAATTTGAATTGTAATAGTGGTTCTGAATCAGTGATTTTCACTGTGAGGGTGCAGGGTATGTCTTCCACTGACATGTCGGAGACATTCAGTCCTTTGCCAAGCCTCATTATGTGCTTGGATTTATGTTAACTACTCATCATATTATTTCTCTAGGATCGTTGCACCCTCAGGTGTCACTGTTTTAACTTGAATGATGTTATTGAAGGTTTCTGGGCTTTTGCCTAACCTGGAGGTCTATGGTGGGAGGGTGGAATTGGTGGAAATTCATGAAGAGTGTATAGGAGACTTTGGCGATTCTTTCTCTAATGTTATTGCGTGTTTTTATGGATATGGCAACAATCTCAAACTGGTGTTTAGTTCGTCTGTGAGGGGTGAAGTATCATTCTCTTCCAGTACTTAAGTAATGATGGCCTTACTGTTTCTGGCACCATTTCCGCAGAGTACGAGATGTGGATATGAAGCACGACTTCGCCTTTGTTGTATGTATCAACCGTTTGTTCATctacttctttcctttttctcccttGCTTATGGTTATGGAgtatttttctccttatttatCTATAGAAGTCACATTATAGATTGTGTTACACAAATATGAGCATCCCGTTGTTCGTTCTTGCACTTAATTTTATCTACAGGAATTCAGTGATCCCCGAGATGCTGATGATGCAAGATATAACTTAAATGGACGAGATTTTGATGGAAGTCGTATCATTGTGGAATTTGCCAAAGGGGTAAGTTGTGTGACTTTCATACTTTCTGTGACTAAATTTGAGAACATGTTTATGTTGGAAGTATGCAACTCTTAACCAAATGGCTCTGGATGAATGCTTGCTTTGATGCCATAAGACTCTGAAGAGTACCAAGTTAGCATTTTCCTGCCTGTGGAAAGTTCATGTTGCATGTAGTTTGCCTATGCTTGCTTTATGTTGTGGTTGCTTGTTTGATTGAATTCATACTTGCTTGTTGCACACAGAATGTGCTTGAGATTGGTTGACGAAATTCATTCacctttttgtttaatttatattttttcctcttttacgAAATTGGATTATCTATAGAAATTGTTAGGAGTATAAAtctcattattttaaataatatagtGATGAAAAATTCATTGTCATGCCTTGAATAGACATTGGAGTAATTGAGCAATTGAAATATGAGTATGATTTAATCTGATAGGTAAATATGAGCTTGTATTAGAAACGCCTAGAAGCGGCGAAAAGTACACACACAGTATACAAACAACACCCAAGAAACtaggcaaaaagaaagaaaaagtatgaTCCTCTAAAAGTAGACAAAAAGAATGTTTTAAAGCTTGGTTGGACCGTTCAATATCATTGAacactctttcatttctttccctcCATAAGGTCCACATTAAGCATAGAGGGGCCCTCCATGCTTTCTCCCTTCGCTTGCTCACAAAGGCTCCATCCTAATTAATGTATTTGTCTAGATTAAATGAGTTATGAACAGATTAATTTGACACAATTAAATAAATGGTTTAGATGGGTTGACACAAGTATGCTATCAGCACGAGGCTTAATGGAACCCACtaaattttgtgtaatttttgGGTTGTAATGCCATTTTGTATCAGATTTGTCACCCCTAGACCTGAATAATTGGAGGACTCTACTTTTTTGAGGCCTTAGCCGttttgtataccccctgtatgctttgtggctctTTGCCTCTTTTTTAAAGCAGATCttgtttacttataaaaaaataaaaaataaaaaaaaataaaaaattatttggaggACTCTACTTACCAAACATATGTAATTGTCAGCAAAGTTGTTTCTACACCTCTAATTGTCTAAAGCAATTGTATTCTGTGTCCTCTCAACCTGGATTCTCATATATCTCCCATCTCAACCCCCAGCCACTTAAGCCAGGTCTCTAGGCCTTGGTATTTCACTAAATAGGGATTTAGTCTGGGTTTTTGGATGTTCCCAGGGTAGCCATCATAagcccatttaaaaatattgcaaTTCCCACTCGTTGTATCTAGGCTGAGGTGCAAAGTTTTTTGAAGGCACCTCAACTATCAAGGACTCGTGATCTATCCACTCagctttgtattttcttttttcatctaatCATGATTCTATTATTATGTGTATGGTATCTAGTTCTCTGACAATAATGGTTTTGtcatacatttttaatttaatatattctttCAATGGTGCTTTGATGTGGGTGGTAGGGACCCCGTGGTGGATCAGGTGGTTCTCGAGAATATCTAGGTCGAGGTCCTCCGCCTGGGTCTGGACGCTGCTTTAATTGTGGCATTGATGGCCACTGGGCTCGAGATTGCAAAGCTGGAGACTGGAAGAATAAGTGTTATCGGTGTGGAGATAGAGGTCATATTGAAAGAAACTGCCAGAACAGTCCCAGGAAGCTCAGGTATTCTCATATGGTGATTACATGCCAAAACATTTCTCTCCTGCTGccttgacattttttttccatattatatttttgttatgcaTGATACTGTTACTGTGCAAagtttttgttagcttaaaactatTATGTTATATTGCAGCCGACATGGACGGAGTTACTCACGATCTCCAGTTAGATCTCGCCGTGGCAGGAGCCGGAGCCGAAGTTATAGCCCAAGTCGCAGTTACAGGTTTTTCATTTTACAGCCTGGAATCTTCCCcatcccctttttttttctggtttATGAGTCCTTTGTTTAAGAAAGTAAAGCATAAATATTTGAGGACCTGGAGAGGCATTTAGCCCACGTTCAACTGAAGTTTTTGGGGTTTTGCTCAACAAGGGGGCCgaaaaaaatattcaacaaaTGCCATTTCCAGTTGTTTTTAAATAGCTTTATTAGCATGTGAAATCCTTATCCCAGTTGTTTCATTTCACTAACCTTATCACATGCCCCCGCCAGCCGATCGAGATCTCCTCCAAAGAGAGATCGAAGCATTGAGCAAGACAAGAGGTCAGGGAGCCCTCGGTGCAGGAGCCCTGAGCCAAAGAGGAGGAGTACACCTACATCCAAACCAAGGAAGCGCAGCCCAACACCTGAAGACAGCAGGCCTCAAGAAAGAATCAGTCCTAATGTTTATAAAAGAGAACAGCCAGAGTACAGCCAAAGCCCCAGGGAGAAGAGCAGAAGCCCTGTTAGTTCTGAAAGGGATAGCCCTGTGGCGAGGAGGTACCGAAGCCCTTCTGATGCTAATGGGCGAAGTCGCAGCCAGAGTCCGAGGGATGAGAGGAGTCCtgtagatgaagatgaagataatAACAGTCGCTCCCCAAGAGGTAGTGAATCCCCTTGAATGCATTGGGGGGCTTGAATTGGAGTCGGTGTGTGGACATGTATTGCAGCTGCAAGACCATAAATTTACGGTTTGTTTTGTTAACTTTATCATAAGGACTCCAAAACtgttagaaacttttttttttttttaaatgtttatgaTTGAACTTTTTTGAGAGATGATATCTGGGAACTTTACAGAATATAAAATGAGTATTGTAGTCTGCTGTTGGTGTTCGATTTGATCTTTGGATGTAATTAATGACTACTTGAGGTTATCTTTGGAGCCACTTGGGCACCTCGCTCGGGTATATTCAAAGAGGAATTGTCGATCTGCATCCAGGCGTTGGTCGGGGCCACTGGCTGCACTTTTAGGGAGTGGtgtaattaaaaatgaagacaGGCTAGACAGCGAAGTCTGAGAATGCGCACTCTCTTTGGGCTTGGCTTCCTGAGTAATTAATTATGCGTCCCGGAGAATTTGATGTGAAACTCATTTCTGGATAATTTCTAATAAATAGGTGAAGGAAACAGAGGGATTGTGCAGTGGAGTTTGTTTATCAAgctatcttattttattatttattaatttttctttaaccctttttctctaaaaagaaaaataaaaattaccttttttaagaataataataataataattaaaaagaaaaagaaaaagaaaaaaaaaacaaacaaacaaagaggtGTTGTGTCCACCTGAAAAAACGGCATCGTATCATTCCTCTTATTTACAGTCATTTCGAGGGGCGGCGAAAAGTCTCCAGCCATGGCTCTGTGCTGGTGTAGTACCATGACAATGATGTCAGGCGCATACAAGCAACCACAGAAAGGAAAGGGGATGGGGGTGGGGATGGGAATGGGGAAGGGGAAGGGGAAGGGGAAGGGGAAGGCCCAGACAAAGCAAAGGCAGAGCAGAGGCAGTGATGGCATTGGGTTCGGGGGCAAAAGAAACGATCCTACATGGCAGTGCATCCAGGGTTGTGGAGCCTGCTGCAAGCTTGACAAGGGTCCTGCCTTCGCCACCCCTGAAGAAATCTTCGACGACCCTTCTGATGTCAAGGTTTGTTATGCCCACATCGTGTTCGATAAAATGCTGATTTCTTGCTTTCTCATTCGACTCTTGGTTGAGTTTTGATGCTCAGCCCCAATGTGGTTCTGTGGATTTGCCTGTTTTTGTGCTTATTTTTGACCCACATATATGAACGCAACATCATAAACACGCCCTAATCAATCAAATACTGGCAGCtatatcatcaaaataattgTGGTACAATTCGATCGTCACATTAATTCTGGCATCTTTTATGTTTCTTACCCCGATGGTGCTAGCAAGTGCATATGGATGTTTAATGGGTACTCATTTCTGTCTATTTCTCtgattttaatttcataaattgcAGCTTTATAGAAGCATGGTAGGCCCCGATGGGTGGTGTATACACTATGAGAAAAGCACACGAACATGCTCCATTTATTCTGGTAAGCATTTGCCTGTTCTTAGCATTTATCTTTAGGAGCCTGTACCTTTAAACTCCTAACACCATGTCAGCCTTTAATCTCAGATCGTCCATATTTTTGTCGTGTGGAgccaaatgttttccaaacatTGTATGGAATTGGCAAGAAGAGATTCAACAAAGAGGCATGCAGGTTGGCCATTATCCGTTTTCTGTGGTCGGTCTTGAACACTCAGAAAcaaataacaacaaaataagAAGAATTTAAATCTTGTTTAGCCCCtgctaaaaaaaacaaaaaattattgtgtGCCACAGCATCATTTTCTTGTAATATTTCAGTTTTCTTGCTTGCAGTTTCTGTGAAGATACCATCAAGGCAATTTATGGCTCTCATTCACAAGAGTTGGATAATTTTGTTCATGCAGTACGGAGCACAGATTCTAGTTAAACTATTTGGTTTGCCCTGTTATGAATGCTCAAGGTCATTactattctttcctttttttggtgAAGTATGTGAGGTTGAACTGGAAGGCTTCagttttgcttgtttttttttttttttatgtgtgtCCAGTTAGTGAATTATCATACATTGACATATCATTCTAACAGGTTCTGAGCAGATTCTATTGCATCTGAGGTATAATGCATAAACTTGATTGCAAATAATCTTGGTAAGGCAGTACTTCTTTTTAACCTGTTTCCTTTTAACATTTCATGATCAAAGAGAGTTTTCTCTGTGGCTTATGTACAGATGTGCACATATAATAGTTTCTTGACTGAAGGCTTAACTGATCATTTGTTCATCTCAATCATTAATTCCTGTTGGTCAATGGAATCAGTTGATGTAGATTACTTCTCTCTTTCTGCATAGGGTCATTCTGTTTGCTTACTTTCAACATTAGTCTGTTAGTGTGTCAAACCCTGTACTGTGGTGAAATGTGAAGGCACGTAGAAGAGCCAGTGGACAACCACTTATCAATGTGCTTTACCCCTCAAAAGGCTGGCTTTTCCATTTATAGTGAAGATGAgaactatatatttataaacCTTCCATTTGAAACTTCCTTCTGAACGATTGGAGCCCCTAAACTTGAATCTTTTACATTACTCTTCAAAATACTTATTTGTGCTTATGGGACAGGATTggcaatttttatttgattgctTTTTTGCTTTTGCAGATAACTATTGTCCTGTGCTGTGAAGCAGGAGAATGAAAGATTGTAATTACGATGTGGCCACAAGCACAGAAGCAGTTAAATCCACATTTTAAAGATGGGTTATTTGGTCCTTAGCAATCTAAAAGTAGTCTTCCTTATTGATAGAAATGTAATTGAGGATGCATTACCCCTGTCAATAAATATCTTTCACCTGAATAACAGGTTGATGGGTTGCAGTGAATCCAAAGTTGAAGCAACTGCTTGTATTTGCACTTTTTCTTTACCATCTGAGAGCATCTTATGACTTCTGTGCTTCTTTGAACTTTGTGTAGAGATGCTCGGAATTATGACCCTTTTAGTTTCCAGTAAATGCCCCAAAGAGGCTGGTATTGACTTTTGTTGGTTAATAGTTTCATTGTAGTTGTTTTTGTTTGGATTCAGGTAGCATGGTCAAGTTTAGGGTTCAGCATATCTTTCGCTTGACTCATGGCAGCTAGCTGTGTTCAGAGGTTGGTAAGTGCAACTTGAAGACTAAGGAATTACTTTCAACCTGCCTTGAGGGCAACTACCTTCACTATTGTTGGTGActcaaaacataatttttccttttagtcTTTATGCCAGTGAACTTCAGAGGAATCTCCATTAATGGTTAAGTTGGAGAATGGAGATTACTCCAATTTGGAGGGGGAACATAGGATTGGTGATTGATATGGACGAGACTTGAAACCAACaaccaaagtttttttttttgataggtaaataagagtTTGTATTAGTAAAGGCTAGAAGCGGCGAAAAAAGTACACATGAAGTATGCAAACAATGGCCAAGAGCTAGGCTAAAAGGAAGATGAAAACCTCTCACTTAACTAGATAAAAGCCactataaaatcaatcatggatAAAGAATGATCCTCTAAAATACACACTACcctaattcacaaaagtgtacaaaaaagaaagttttaaaGCTTGGTTAGATCGTTTTGTGTCATTGAAtattctctcatttctttccttctataaGGTCCACATTAAACAAATGGGGCAACTTTCCAAGCCTTGTCCTTTCTCCTACTCACAAAAGCACTATGTCAACCAatcaaatttcttttcattGAGGAGTGTAGGACCCATTGCACATCAAATAAAGAGAAAAGCAAGCTCCATAGCATTGTAGCCTTCTTACAAAATAGGATCAAGTGATCATTGGTTTCCTCTTCCATTTTACACAAGTAACACCTATTCGGCATATTCCAGCCCCTTCTTTTGAGTTGATCAATGGCCAAGATTCTGTTCCAagatgcttcccaagcaaaacgGCTTACCTTCATTGGAGCCGAAGACCTCCAAATAATACTCCAAGGAAAAGGGTCACTAGAGGCTCTTGTGAGGGAACGGTAGAGTGATTTGATAGAAAATGAGTCGTTCTTGCTATTCTTCCAACTCAAGACATCTTCTACATCTCTATTCAAAACCAAAGGATGCAATTTCCGGAACCATCCCTCTGCCTCTTCcatttcccaatcattaaagtgtcCTGAAAACAAAGGATTCTAGCTACCTACCTCCCCGCTCTCCTCCCAAGCATCAAACACCCACTCATCCTTGTTGACCGCCAACAGGA from Vitis riparia cultivar Riparia Gloire de Montpellier isolate 1030 chromosome 8, EGFV_Vit.rip_1.0, whole genome shotgun sequence includes the following:
- the LOC117920292 gene encoding serine/arginine-rich splicing factor RS2Z32 isoform X1 — translated: MPRYDDRYGNTRLYVGRLSSRTRTRDLESLFSRYGRVRDVDMKHDFAFVEFSDPRDADDARYNLNGRDFDGSRIIVEFAKGGPRGGSGGSREYLGRGPPPGSGRCFNCGIDGHWARDCKAGDWKNKCYRCGDRGHIERNCQNSPRKLSRHGRSYSRSPVRSRRGRSRSRSYSPSRSYSRSRSPPKRDRSIEQDKRSGSPRCRSPEPKRRSTPTSKPRKRSPTPEDSRPQERISPNVYKREQPEYSQSPREKSRSPVSSERDSPVARRYRSPSDANGRSRSQSPRDERSPVDEDEDNNSRSPRGSESP
- the LOC117920292 gene encoding serine/arginine-rich splicing factor RS2Z33 isoform X2; its protein translation is MKHDFAFVEFSDPRDADDARYNLNGRDFDGSRIIVEFAKGGPRGGSGGSREYLGRGPPPGSGRCFNCGIDGHWARDCKAGDWKNKCYRCGDRGHIERNCQNSPRKLSRHGRSYSRSPVRSRRGRSRSRSYSPSRSYSRSRSPPKRDRSIEQDKRSGSPRCRSPEPKRRSTPTSKPRKRSPTPEDSRPQERISPNVYKREQPEYSQSPREKSRSPVSSERDSPVARRYRSPSDANGRSRSQSPRDERSPVDEDEDNNSRSPRGSESP
- the LOC117920639 gene encoding uncharacterized protein LOC117920639, which gives rise to MALCWCSTMTMMSGAYKQPQKGKGMGVGMGMGKGKGKGKGKAQTKQRQSRGSDGIGFGGKRNDPTWQCIQGCGACCKLDKGPAFATPEEIFDDPSDVKLYRSMVGPDGWCIHYEKSTRTCSIYSDRPYFCRVEPNVFQTLYGIGKKRFNKEACSFCEDTIKAIYGSHSQELDNFVHAVRSTDSS